The genomic window TTATAACAAGCTAACACAGATCCTATTCTCTTCTCTCTGGTATTACGAAGGCTTTCTTGAGGTTTACGGCGGAAAACTCGGCGATTACAGAAAAAAACTTTTACAGCTTGGTTGGTTAAACGTGGAAGATGTATACGGAGAGTTACCTGTAATAGGCTTGTATTACTTGGCTTTGAAGAGCAAAAAGATAAACGATGAGGAGATAGAGCTAATCAGGACCAAAAAGCTTACCCTGAGAGAATTTATCTTTGAGAATGAGCTTTTTACCTTTGACAGGTATATAGAAAGGGCTAAGGAACCTCTGGATAGTTACCTCTTTTTCAGAAGAGAGGATGCCAAGTTCATAACCAAGCTGTATAAGACCAATGAGGACACCTATCTCAAAATCTTGGGGAATCAAAAGGGCGTTGAGCTCTTAGCGAGGTCATTGGTGTTTTTGGGAGATAAAAGGGCAGAGAAGGTTTTACCCCTGGTAAAGGATGAGGGCATTCATAGGTTCCTCCTTGGACAGCTAAGTATCCTTCAGGACAAAAGAGATGAAGCTTTGAAACATCTACAGGAAAGCATTTCCCATCTTAAAGGAGAAGACAAGCTTGAAGCCGAACTGCTGAGTGTATACCTTAAAGGTTCCCCAGAGGAACTTGAAAAGGTTATCGGGAAGGTAGATTTCAGGAATGAGAGGTTCTCCAATTATGAACCCGTTGTCCTTGTCAGGACGGCAGACCTTTACTATGATAACGGAAACATGGAAAAAGCCCTGTCCTTCTACAAAAGGGTTACCGATAGGGCTACGGAAGATAATAACTACTGGTGGTCTATGTTCAGGATAGCGGTTATAAGTGAGTCTATGAAGGATAACACCACATTAAAATGGGTTGTAAAGCGGGCGAAAGAGAAAGATAATATATGGAGCAGGGCTATCAGGAGCCTATGGGAGGGTTAAGTTGGACCTGTTTAAAGGCATAAAGAAGCTGGAGCCAAGAGTTGACTTCACCTGGAAGAGGCACAAGGTCATACTCAGTAACATAGCCAACGCAGATACACCGAATTACAAGGCAAAGGACCTGGAATTTAAGGAAGAGGTTGATAGAATCTCTTTAAAAACAACAAACCCGAAACACATAAAACCCATAAGCAACGAAGGGTTTAGGGTGGTCAATGTAAACAGAGGTCTCGTTGGCAACGACAGGAACAACGTAAGTGTTGAAGAGGAGATGGCAAAGCTCACACAGAATAGACTAGCTTACGAAGTTTACATGAAGATGATATCGGGTAATATAGACAAGCTGAACAATGTAATAAGAGGAGGCAGGAGATGAACGACCTCTTTAGAACTTTTGAGATAAGTGCCTCTGGCATGTACGCCCAAAGACTCAGAATGAACACCGTAGCTTCCAACCTGGCAAATTATGAGGCTTACAAGCAAACAGGAGAACCCTTCAGGAAGCTTGAGGTGGTGTTTCAAGCCATATACAATCCGGACAGGGTTAGGAAGGGAGAGATACCAGTTGCCGTAACGCAGATAAAGGAGTCGGATGCACCCTTCAGGGTGATTTACGACCCGGATAATCCCAGGGCTGATGCTCAAGGATACGTTAGGCTACCAAACGTTGACCTCGTTAAAGAGATGGCAGACATGATATCTGCAGTCAGGAGCTACGAGGCAAACCTTAACGCCTTTAACTTAACAAAGGAGATGGCTAACAGGACTATAGAGCTATGGAGATAAGAGGTATAAATTACAAAGCCTTTGAAAGCTTCCTAAAGGAAAAAGGGAGAGAAGTAAAAAGTCCTGAGGACTTCGCTGATGCTTTGAAAGAATTTATCCAGTGGGTAAACGACCAACAGGAGAAGGCAAAGAATGTCAGGGAAGCCGTCCTCAGTGGAGAGGATGTCCCACTACACAGAATGGTAATTGAGTTTGAGAAGGCAAGCGTTGCCCTTAATCT from Hydrogenivirga caldilitoris includes these protein-coding regions:
- a CDS encoding tetratricopeptide repeat protein gives rise to the protein MELVRKFFIALLIVLISAYSYNAEQTWNPDLGKGYFEKGVESLKILNYLDALIYFSRAYSVDPKSYYGELSYLYLGKSYALYSYAFGSKKGVLAAIGYLNQYPFNYKVPRFIHTQREFIGDSYLLLQWYETAKNIYANLYGETEKPEYMIKYGYAASLGGSIEGYNYLKKLDREGVPEDYIDVYYMTMGFYNFNLGRYKLATEYMLYAMNANTYLKEDPHLLFRTGVSYYKLGDWRKALLYLELSLKKDPMRFYEDRANFYLAIINLETKNFREAYAKLKELSQEDKLFYNKLTQILFSSLWYYEGFLEVYGGKLGDYRKKLLQLGWLNVEDVYGELPVIGLYYLALKSKKINDEEIELIRTKKLTLREFIFENELFTFDRYIERAKEPLDSYLFFRREDAKFITKLYKTNEDTYLKILGNQKGVELLARSLVFLGDKRAEKVLPLVKDEGIHRFLLGQLSILQDKRDEALKHLQESISHLKGEDKLEAELLSVYLKGSPEELEKVIGKVDFRNERFSNYEPVVLVRTADLYYDNGNMEKALSFYKRVTDRATEDNNYWWSMFRIAVISESMKDNTTLKWVVKRAKEKDNIWSRAIRSLWEG
- the flgB gene encoding flagellar basal body rod protein FlgB codes for the protein MDLFKGIKKLEPRVDFTWKRHKVILSNIANADTPNYKAKDLEFKEEVDRISLKTTNPKHIKPISNEGFRVVNVNRGLVGNDRNNVSVEEEMAKLTQNRLAYEVYMKMISGNIDKLNNVIRGGRR
- the flgC gene encoding flagellar basal body rod protein FlgC codes for the protein MNDLFRTFEISASGMYAQRLRMNTVASNLANYEAYKQTGEPFRKLEVVFQAIYNPDRVRKGEIPVAVTQIKESDAPFRVIYDPDNPRADAQGYVRLPNVDLVKEMADMISAVRSYEANLNAFNLTKEMANRTIELWR
- the fliE gene encoding flagellar hook-basal body complex protein FliE; the protein is MEIRGINYKAFESFLKEKGREVKSPEDFADALKEFIQWVNDQQEKAKNVREAVLSGEDVPLHRMVIEFEKASVALNLMIEVRNRLLEGYQELLRMQV